One stretch of Glycine soja cultivar W05 chromosome 7, ASM419377v2, whole genome shotgun sequence DNA includes these proteins:
- the LOC114418889 gene encoding vacuolar protein sorting-associated protein 32 homolog 2, which translates to MFSRMFGKPKQETNAVATLDKLNETLEMLEKKEKVLLKKVAAEVEKAKEFTRGKNKRAAIQCLKRKRLYEQQIEQLGNFQLRIHDQMILLEGAKATTETVDALRTGAAAMKAMQKATNIDDVDKTMDEINEQTENMKQIQDALSAPIGAAADFDEDELEAELEELEGAELEEQLLQPATTAPAAPVQVPAGRQPTRPVPAKRTPEEDELAALQAEMAL; encoded by the exons ATGTTTAGCCGGATGTTCGGTAAACCTAAACAGGAAACCAATGCTGTTGCCACTTTGGACAAGCTAAACGAG ACACTTGAAATGCTGGAGAAAAAGGAGAAAGTGCTCCTTAAAAAGGTGGCAGCGGAAGTTGAAAAGGCCAAAGAATTCACAAGGGGGAAGAACAAAAGGG CGGCAATACAATGTCTGAAGAGGAAGAGGTTATATGAACAGCAAATAGAGCAGCTTGGAAATTTCCAGTTGCGTATTCATGACCAG ATGATATTGTTGGAAGGTGCTAAAGCTACCACTGAAACAGTAGATGCATTAAGAACTGGAGCAGCTGCTATGAAGGCTATGCAAAAAGCAAC gAATATTGATGATGTTGACAAGACCATGGATGAGATCAATGAACAGACCGAGAACATGAAACAGATTCAGGATGCATTGTCAGCTCCAATTGGTGCAGCTGCTGATTTTGACGAG GACGAATTGGAAGCAGAACTTGAAGAATTGGAGGGTGCTGAGTTGGAAGAACAGCTTCTTCAGCCAGCAACTACAGCTCCTGCAGCCCCAGTGCAGGTCCCAGCTGGGCGCCAACCTACTCGCCCAGTTCCTGCAAAGCGAACTCCTGAAGAAGATGAATTGGCAGCTTTGCAGGCTGAGATGGCACTTTGA
- the LOC114418891 gene encoding pentatricopeptide repeat-containing protein At3g14330-like, producing the protein MLPAISLPTNITVKTNITATSTPRTTNTHKLKTTPFNSTLKSLCKWGNLDKALRLIESSKPTPIEEEEEEESISLFLHACISRRSLEHGRKLHLHLLRSQNRVLENPTLKTKLITLYSVCGRVNEARRVFQIDDEKPPEEPVWVAMAIGYSRNGFSHEALLLYRDMLSCCVKPGNFAFSMALKACSDLDNALVGRAIHAQIVKHDVGEADQVVNNALLGLYVEIGCFDEVLKVFEEMPQRNVVSWNTLIAGFAGQGRVFETLSAFRVMQREGMGFSWITLTTMLPVCAQVTALHSGKEIHGQILKSRKNADVPLLNSLMDMYAKCGEIGYCEKVFDRMHSKDLTSWNTMLAGFSINGQIHEALCLFDEMIRYGIEPNGITFVALLSGCSHSGLTSEGKRLFSNVMQDFGVQPSLEHYACLVDILGRSGKFDEALSVAENIPMRPSGSIWGSLLNSCRLYGNVALAEVVAERLFEIEPNNPGNYVMLSNIYANAGMWEDVKRVREMMALTGMKKDAGCSWIQIKHKIHTFVAGGSSDFRCSAEYKKIWNELSKAVKNLGYVPNTGVVLHDINEEMKAVWVCEHSERLAAVFALINTGAGMPIRITKNLRVCVDCHSWMKAVSKVTRRLIVLRDTNRFHHFENGSCSCKDYW; encoded by the coding sequence ATGCTCCCCGCCATTTCTCTTCCAACCAACATAACCGTCAAAACGAACATAACCGCCACCTCCACACCCAGAACCACAAATACACACAAACTCAAAACAACACCATTTAACTCAACCCTAAAATCTCTGTGCAAATGGGGCAATTTGGACAAAGCTCTTCGCCTAATCGAATCATCGAAGCCCACACccattgaagaagaagaagaagaagaaagcatcTCTCTCTTCCTCCACGCTTGCATATCCAGAAGGTCCTTGGAACATGGCCGAAAACTCCACTTGCACTTGCTTCGTTCTCAAAACAGAGTCTTGGAGAACCCCACTTTGAAGACCAAGCTCATCACGCTATACTCTGTTTGTGGCAGAGTCAACGAGGCTCGTCGCGTGTTCCAAATTGACGATGAGAAACCCCCAGAAGAACCTGTGTGGGTAGCTATGGCTATTGGGTATTCGAGAAACGGGTTCtcccatgaagctttgcttctttACCGTGACATGTTATCATGCTGTGTGAAGCCTGGGAATTTCGCGTTTTCCATGGCCCTCAAGGCGTGTTCTGATTTGGATAATGCGCTGGTTGGCAGAGCAATCCATGCCCAAATTGTGAAGCATGATGTTGGAGAAGCTGATCAAGTGGTGAACAACGCGCTTTTGGGGTTGTATGTGGAAATTGGGTGCTTCGATGAGGTCTTAAAGGTGTTCGAGGAAATGCCTCAACGAAATGTTGTGTCTTGGAACACTTTAATTGCTGGTTTTGCTGGTCAAGGTAGAGTATTTGAGACACTTTCTGCTTTCAGAGTTATGCAGAGAGAAGGAATGGGGTTCAGTTGGATTACTCTTACAACCATGTTGCCGGTGTGTGCTCAAGTTACTGCACTTCATAGTGGCAAGGAGATACATGGGCAGATTCTAAAGTCTAGGAAGAATGCTGATGTGCCTTTGCTAAACTCATTGATGGACATGTATGCCAAATGTGGAGAAATTGGTTATTGTGAAAAAGTGTTTGACAGAATGCACAGCAAGGATTTGACCTCATGGAATACAATGCTAGCTGGATTTTCAATCAATGGTCAAATACATGAagctttgtgtttgtttgatgaAATGATAAGGTATGGCATTGAACCAAATGGGATTACCTTTGTTGCCTTGCTGTCCGGTTGTAGCCATTCAGGACTCACCAGTGAGGGGAAAAGGTTGTTTAGTAATGTGATGCAGGATTTTGGGGTGCAACCATCTTTAGAGCATTATGCCTGTTTGGTGGACATATTAGGCAGGTCAGGGAAATTTGATGAGGCATTAAGCGTGGCAGAGAACATTCCAATGAGACCAAGTGGCAGCATTTGGGGGTCATTGCTTAACTCGTGCCGGCTATATGGAAATGTTGCTCTAGCTGAAGTAGTTGCAGAGCGATTGTTTGAGATTGAACCTAACAATCCGGGAAATTATGTGATGCTTTCAAACATATATGCAAATGCAGGGATGTGGGAAGATGTGAAGAGGGTTAGAGAAATGATGGCCTTGACAGGAATGAAGAAAGATGCCGGATGTAGTTGGATACAAATAAAGCATAAGATTCATACATTTGTTGCCGGAGGGAGCTCTGATTTTCGTTGTTCTGCTGAGTATAAGAAAATTTGGAACGAGTTGTCAAAGGCCGTTAAGAATTTGGGATATGTCCCTAACACGGGTGTTGTTCTCCACGATATAAATGAAGAGATGAAAGCAGTATGGGTTTGTGAGCACAGTGAACGGCTTGCTGCTGTCTTTGCACTAATCAACACTGGTGCTGGAATGCCAATTAGAATCACCAAGAATCTTCGGGTTTGTGTTGACTGTCATTCCTGGATGAAGGCTGTTTCAAAGGTTACAAGGAGACTAATTGTATTAAGAGACACAAACAGGTTCCATCATTTTGAAAATGGCTCTTGTTCTTGTAAGGATTATTGGTGA